A genomic segment from Nodularia sphaerocarpa UHCC 0038 encodes:
- the mazG gene encoding nucleoside triphosphate pyrophosphohydrolase — translation MDESLVAFQELIEVVARLRSPVGGCPWDLAQTPQSLIPYVVEEAYEVVDAIREGDQEGIREELGDLLLQVVLQAQIAGESGDFNLEDVVRGISQKLIRRHPHVFGDVSVDGVDEVRQNWEAIKATEKGEVPQKHQFSAKLARYYRTLPPLMAAMKISQKAAAVGFEWENIDGVWAKFHEELGEFQQALAEETPERQEAELGDLLFAVMQLARWHNIDPSAALQGTNQRFVQRLQKMEAVVDRPLSDYSLDELESLWQQAKAQIAKEQ, via the coding sequence ATGGATGAAAGTTTGGTGGCGTTTCAGGAGTTAATTGAGGTGGTGGCGCGGTTGCGATCGCCTGTTGGGGGTTGTCCTTGGGATTTGGCGCAAACTCCTCAAAGTCTGATTCCTTATGTGGTGGAGGAGGCTTATGAGGTGGTTGATGCTATTCGGGAGGGGGATCAAGAGGGGATTCGGGAGGAGTTGGGAGATTTACTTTTACAGGTGGTTTTGCAAGCCCAAATTGCTGGGGAGTCGGGGGATTTTAATTTGGAGGATGTGGTGAGGGGGATTTCTCAAAAGTTGATTCGTCGTCATCCCCATGTTTTTGGTGATGTGTCGGTGGATGGTGTTGATGAGGTACGCCAAAATTGGGAGGCGATTAAAGCGACGGAAAAGGGGGAAGTTCCACAAAAGCATCAATTTAGTGCTAAACTGGCTCGTTATTATCGGACTCTTCCCCCGTTGATGGCGGCGATGAAGATTTCCCAAAAGGCTGCGGCTGTGGGCTTTGAGTGGGAAAATATTGATGGGGTTTGGGCGAAGTTTCATGAGGAGTTGGGGGAGTTTCAACAAGCTTTGGCTGAGGAAACACCGGAACGTCAAGAAGCCGAGTTGGGTGATTTATTGTTTGCGGTGATGCAATTGGCGCGTTGGCATAATATTGACCCTAGTGCGGCGTTACAGGGGACAAATCAGCGCTTTGTGCAGAGATTGCAAAAAATGGAGGCGGTTGTTGATCGCCCCCTTTCTGATTACAGT